Within the Gimesia sp. genome, the region GCCAGAAATTTCTGCCGTTCAACGTAGCGGTAGCCCCTTTTCCCTGGATGATCTGATAGTCGTCCGCGGGCTGATAAGTGACGTTCCGCTCGGTAGCTGCTTCCAGGATAGCCAGTGCGAGGGGATGGTTGCTGTGTGCTTCCAGGGCAGCGGCGCGTTCGAGCAGTTCGGCTTCGGTGTGTCCATTGAGGGGCACGATTTTCGTGACGACCGGCTTCCCCTGCGTGAGCGTTCCCGTTTTATCCAGGGCCAGGGCGCGGAGGCGGGAAGGGGTTTCCACGAACACGCCCCCTTTGATGAGCACGCCGTTACGGGCAGCGGCAGCGAGCGCCGCAACGATACTGACGGGCGTCGAGATAACCAGAGCACAAGGGCAGGCGATGACCAGCAGGACCAGGGCACGATACATGGCATTGTGCCAGCTGACCTGCAGCAGCAGAGGCAGGCTCACCAGCACCAACAGTGCGAGGACCATGACGATGGGGGTATAGATCCGGGCGAATTTCTCGACCCAGAGTTCGGAGGGAGACCGCTTCGACTGGGCTTCTCCCACCATGCGGATGATCTGGGCGAGGACGGTGTCTTCAGCCGGCTTCGTACATTTCGCTTCCAGCAGCCCATCGCCGTTGATCGTACCGGCGTAGATTTCATCGTCCGCCTGTTTGCCGACAGGCACCGATTCACCGGTGATCGGCGCCTGGTTAACGTCACTGATCCCCTTGATGACGGTGCCGTCCAGCGGAATCTTTTCGCCGGGACGAATCAGAAACACGGTGCCGACCGAAACGGATTCTGCGGCAACTGTGATTTCATTCCCTTCCGCATCGCGGATGCGGGCGATGGGGGCGGACAGGTCCATCAAAGCAGCAACCGCTTTGCGGGCGCGACCCACGCTCCAGGCTTCGAGCAGTTGTGAGAACGAAAACAGAAAGGCAACCGCGGCGGCTTCGAACCATTCATCGATGAACAAGGCTCCCAGTACCGCGACGCACATCAACAGGTTCATGTCGGGGCGCAGACGTTTCAGGGCAAACCAGGCTTTGGGTAATACGAACCAGATGCCGCTCAGCATGGCTGCCAGGTATTGGATGCGCACAGGCAACGGCATGAAACCTCCCATGGCTTCTTCCGCACCGAGGGCCGCAGCGAAGCTGCCCGCCAGGATGACGTGGGTCACGAAAGCGGAGACCAGCATGATGCCACTCACGCTGGTCAGCAGGGTTCTGCCGTGACGCT harbors:
- a CDS encoding heavy metal translocating P-type ATPase: MKQESTELIFKIQDMDCAEEVTILKRELSPLVGGEDHLFFDILNRRMTVTLNAEPVTGEAIIAAVRETGMQAEPWEPDKKKASASFWKRHGRTLLTSVSGIMLVSAFVTHVILAGSFAAALGAEEAMGGFMPLPVRIQYLAAMLSGIWFVLPKAWFALKRLRPDMNLLMCVAVLGALFIDEWFEAAAVAFLFSFSQLLEAWSVGRARKAVAALMDLSAPIARIRDAEGNEITVAAESVSVGTVFLIRPGEKIPLDGTVIKGISDVNQAPITGESVPVGKQADDEIYAGTINGDGLLEAKCTKPAEDTVLAQIIRMVGEAQSKRSPSELWVEKFARIYTPIVMVLALLVLVSLPLLLQVSWHNAMYRALVLLVIACPCALVISTPVSIVAALAAAARNGVLIKGGVFVETPSRLRALALDKTGTLTQGKPVVTKIVPLNGHTEAELLERAAALEAHSNHPLALAILEAATERNVTYQPADDYQIIQGKGATATLNGRNFWLGSHRYLEERKEETAEVHQQLEELSASGQTVVVVGNDTHVCGFIALADRVRDTSATVIRELHATGIEQLVMLTGDNQGTAQAVAREIGLDQVHAELLPAEKLTVIESLVNEYEHVAMVGDGVNDAPAMGRSSLGIAMGAAGSDVAIESADIALMTDDLTKIPWLIHHSRRTLKIIRQNIIFALSIKVLFVILMAVNHASLWAAIAADMGASLLVIFNGLRLLKLPAANRNQAN